The following are encoded in a window of Acropora muricata isolate sample 2 chromosome 6, ASM3666990v1, whole genome shotgun sequence genomic DNA:
- the LOC136920264 gene encoding hemagglutinin/amebocyte aggregation factor-like, which yields MMTIKGRKLALLLLLVVALEILLFAGSDANPWWRRRRRRRCSSSRPSSAWVNNWRQNFNVRCHNSYSIYVWQSQYKNCLGDRIHYFQCKRGPFQYQDKHCSTTHYVNDYNKALIFRCPHNGVIAGVASTYSANTRDRRFSFRCCHKYGYYAHTCKYTTILNTWHAALRYEVPNDFYLVGASSEQSKHDRKWRFQICTFSTGRYYG from the exons ATG ATGACTATCAAGGGAAGAAAACTTGCTCTACTTTTGCTGTTGGTAGTTGCGCTTGAGATATTGCTTTTCGCAGGATCTGACGCCAATCCCTGGTGGAGGCGGAGACGCCGACGTAGGTGCAGTTCGTCTCGTCCTTCCTCCGCTTGGGTCAACAACTGGCGCCAAAATTTCAATGTCAGATGCCACAACA GTTATTCCATATATGTGTGGCAGAGCCAGTACAAAAACTGCTTAGGAGATCGCATTCATTACTTTCAATGCAAGCGCGGTCCCTTTCAGTATCAAGACAAGCACTGTTCAACTACACACTATGTCAACGACTACAACAAGGCGCTCATCTTCAGATGCCCGCATAATGGCGTCATCGCTGGAGTGGCAAGTACCTACAGTGCTAACACAAGAGATCGCAG GTTTTCCTTCCGATGTTGCCATAAGTATGGCTATTATGCACACACCTGCAAGTACACAACCATTTTGAACACATGGCATGCGGCATTGAGATACGAGGTTCCAAATGATTTCTACTTGGTGGGAGCCTCCAGTGAACAAAGCAAACA TGATCGCAAATGGAGGTTTCAGATCTGCACCTTTAGTACGGGCCGCTACTATGGGTGA
- the LOC136918933 gene encoding dermatopontin-like produces the protein MKASKLALLLLLVVVLEILLFAGSDAYRRRRRRRRRCSKYRPPNTKWVNRWRQSFNVRCRTSYSISVWQSQYSNCWKDRIHHFQCKYGPFRYKNYHCSTTHFANDYHQPLAFRCPHNGVIAGVGSTYSAYRRDRRFFFRCCHRYGYIAHTCKYTAIQNSWKKPFRYVVPYGYYLVGALSHHHKRRKDRIWKFQICTYSRKG, from the exons ATGAAGGCAAGTAAACTTGCTCTCCTTTTGCTGTTGGTAGTTGTACTTGAGATATTACTTTTCGCAGGATCTGACGCCTATAGGAGAAGACGCCGACGTAGGCGGCGGTGCAGCAAGTACCGTCCTCCTAACACCAAATGGGTCAACCGCTGGCGACAAAGTTTTAATGTCAGATGCCGCACCA GTTATTCCATATCTGTGTGGCAGAGCCAGTATAGTAACTGCTGGAAAGATCGCATTCATCACTTTCAATGCAAGTACGGTCCCTTTCGCTATAAAAACTACCACTGTTCAACTACGCACTTTGCCAACGACTACCACCAGCCGCTTGCCTTCAGATGCCCGCATAATGGCGTCATCGCTGGAGTGGGAAGTACTTACAGTGCTTACAGAAGAGATCGCAG GTTTTTCTTCCGATGTTGCCATAGGTATGGCTATATTGCACACACCTGTAAGTACACAGCCATACAGAACAGCTGGAAGAAACCATTCAGATATGTGGTTCCATATGGGTATTACTTGGTGGGAGCTTTAAGTCATCATCACAAAAGAAGAAA gGATCGCATCTGGAAGTTTCAGATCTGCACGTACAGCAGAAAGGGGTGA